In the genome of Flavobacteriales bacterium, one region contains:
- the gldN gene encoding gliding motility protein GldN, translating to MKIAKRNARALVIAMGMPLMLCAQGIWDPKEGMAGKRPYDTRVVPYPHVSEADVMWSKRLWRYIDLKEKMNLPLAYPKSSQPLEERRNLFDIIHDAVLEGTVTAYEAYDGLQSTDEFTHPISLDRVDELGMEKPDTVLIIDPVTGKEYEQVIPHPFDRDRVVMFKLKEDWFFDKKRSVMECRIVGIAPVIEVYSESGEFMGLRDFYWVYFPEIRPVLAQYPVMLRQTHVFNLNFDDLFAKRMFSSVVVKESNVYDRYIKEYKTGMDALLEAQDIKSDVMNFEQDLWEY from the coding sequence ATGAAGATTGCAAAAAGGAACGCAAGGGCGCTGGTCATTGCGATGGGCATGCCCCTGATGCTTTGCGCCCAGGGTATATGGGATCCGAAGGAGGGAATGGCCGGAAAAAGGCCCTATGACACACGGGTGGTTCCCTACCCACATGTAAGTGAAGCCGATGTAATGTGGTCGAAACGTTTGTGGCGTTACATCGATCTCAAAGAAAAGATGAACCTGCCCCTGGCGTATCCAAAGAGCAGCCAGCCACTGGAAGAACGCCGCAACCTGTTCGATATCATTCACGATGCCGTGCTGGAAGGCACAGTAACCGCGTATGAGGCCTATGATGGATTGCAATCCACCGACGAATTCACACACCCCATCAGCCTCGACAGGGTGGATGAGCTGGGGATGGAAAAACCCGATACCGTTCTGATCATTGATCCGGTGACGGGCAAAGAATACGAACAGGTGATCCCGCATCCGTTTGATCGTGACCGGGTGGTTATGTTCAAATTAAAAGAAGATTGGTTCTTTGATAAGAAGCGGTCGGTGATGGAATGCCGCATCGTTGGCATCGCACCGGTGATCGAAGTGTACTCCGAGTCGGGAGAATTCATGGGACTGCGCGATTTTTACTGGGTCTATTTTCCGGAGATCAGACCCGTACTGGCCCAATACCCTGTGATGTTACGACAGACACACGTGTTCAACCTGAACTTTGATGACCTGTTTGCCAAAAGGATGTTCAGCAGTGTCGTGGTGAAGGAGTCGAACGTGTACGACAGGTACATCAAGGAATACAAAACCGGTATGGATGCACTGCTGGAGGCCCAGGACATCAAAAGTGATGTGATGAACTTCGAGCAAGATTTATGGGAATATTAA
- a CDS encoding DUF4286 family protein, with product MIIYNVTVNIDDEVHDEWLEWMKSEHIPEVMATGAFIESRMARVLSDDPEGKTYAIQYTCMTMNDYEKYREEHAPALQEKVLIRYKDRFVAFRTLLEVI from the coding sequence ATGATCATTTACAATGTGACCGTGAACATCGACGACGAGGTACACGACGAATGGCTGGAATGGATGAAAAGCGAACACATCCCTGAGGTGATGGCCACCGGCGCTTTTATTGAAAGCCGCATGGCGCGTGTACTTTCAGATGACCCGGAAGGCAAGACATACGCCATCCAGTACACCTGCATGACCATGAATGACTATGAAAAGTACCGGGAAGAACATGCGCCGGCGCTGCAGGAAAAAGTGCTGATACGTTACAAAGACAGGTTTGTGGCCTTCCGCACCTTGCTGGAAGTGATCTGA
- the msrB gene encoding peptide-methionine (R)-S-oxide reductase MsrB translates to MEPLTEEDWKKKLTPEEFAILRGKGTERPFTGKFNDHFVQGTYVCKGCGEALFDSGSKFDSHCGWPAFDSEIRKDVITETRDTSHGMIRTEITCSKCGGHLGHVFDDGPTDTGIRYCVNSLSLDFDPKPEE, encoded by the coding sequence ATGGAACCACTCACAGAGGAAGACTGGAAGAAAAAACTGACACCCGAAGAATTTGCGATCCTTCGCGGTAAAGGAACCGAACGGCCTTTCACAGGAAAATTCAACGACCATTTCGTGCAGGGCACATACGTGTGTAAAGGATGCGGTGAAGCCTTGTTCGACTCCGGTTCCAAATTCGACAGCCATTGCGGATGGCCTGCTTTCGACAGCGAGATCAGAAAAGATGTTATCACGGAAACGCGTGACACCAGTCATGGCATGATACGCACCGAAATTACGTGCAGCAAATGCGGCGGGCATTTGGGACATGTATTTGACGACGGTCCCACCGATACCGGTATCAGGTATTGTGTGAATTCACTTTCACTTGACTTCGATCCCAAACCTGAAGAATAA
- a CDS encoding HAMP domain-containing histidine kinase: MRSPFRHRTLTIFYILVCYVLLQFGWWAWLLTEGYMSEHQPGAIEFSSEQVHRRFWMIIGEGSVFLALLLMGVWRVRKSFRDEVALSRKEKNFILSISHEFKSPLASIRLQLETLQSRKLDEVRMQEMTGMALEDTNRLTELVENTLQAARIEDKDATLRIETIDLSDLLRHTLSAWISRHPSDLEWVEAIEPGVHVSGDVGGLHSVIENLLSNAWKYSPPGGKVEVRLKRKGDRVMVEFADNGKGIPDAEKEKIFERFYRMGQEETRTSKGTGLGLYIARHLVEHHGGYLVATDNPEGGACFCVNLPISIHE; the protein is encoded by the coding sequence ATGCGCAGTCCGTTCCGACACCGTACCCTCACCATCTTTTACATACTGGTATGCTATGTATTGCTGCAGTTCGGATGGTGGGCATGGTTGTTAACGGAAGGCTACATGTCGGAACATCAACCGGGAGCAATTGAATTTTCCAGCGAGCAGGTACATCGACGGTTCTGGATGATCATCGGCGAAGGAAGCGTGTTTCTGGCGTTGCTTCTGATGGGGGTATGGCGGGTCAGGAAATCATTCAGGGATGAGGTGGCGCTGAGCCGGAAGGAGAAGAACTTCATCCTTTCCATCAGCCATGAATTCAAATCCCCCCTGGCCAGTATCCGTTTGCAATTGGAAACGCTGCAATCGCGCAAACTGGATGAAGTCCGCATGCAGGAAATGACAGGCATGGCACTGGAAGATACCAACCGGCTTACGGAACTCGTGGAGAATACCCTTCAGGCTGCCAGGATCGAAGACAAGGATGCAACCCTGCGTATTGAAACCATTGATCTGTCGGACCTGCTCCGGCACACGCTCTCCGCATGGATCTCGAGGCATCCATCCGACCTTGAATGGGTAGAAGCCATTGAACCAGGTGTGCATGTATCGGGCGATGTGGGCGGACTTCATTCCGTGATCGAGAACCTGCTGAGCAATGCATGGAAATATTCACCACCGGGAGGGAAAGTGGAGGTACGCCTCAAACGCAAAGGAGATCGGGTGATGGTGGAATTCGCCGACAACGGAAAGGGAATTCCGGATGCGGAAAAGGAAAAAATATTCGAAAGGTTTTATCGGATGGGGCAGGAAGAGACCCGCACATCCAAAGGGACCGGACTCGGTTTGTACATCGCCCGGCACCTGGTGGAACATCATGGCGGATACCTGGTGGCTACCGATAACCCTGAAGGTGGTGCATGTTTCTGTGTGAACCTGCCCATCTCAATCCATGAATGA